Genomic segment of Drosophila ananassae strain 14024-0371.13 chromosome 2L, ASM1763931v2, whole genome shotgun sequence:
CAACGAGAATACGCACGGCACCCGATTTAATATCAGCAATGGCTTGCTCACGATCGCTCTGATCCCGATTTCCATGAATGCACTGGGTACAGAAGCCATCCAAGGTCAAATCACTCGACAAATCGTCAGCACGAGCCTTCCGCCCGCAGAAAACGATTATTTTATCCGTTTTCCTCATATTCTTCACGAAGGACTTGATTGTTTGAAACTTTTCGGCATCGTCTTGGAGAAGTTCAATAACTTGCTTCACCGAATGGGTGGCCGCTAGATCCAGAGAACCGACACACACCTGGATAGGGTTCTTCATGTAGCTCTGGGCAAGGCGACGCACTCCAGGTGGCCATGTAGCCGAGGTCATGATGGTCTGCCGATCAGGACGGATGTCCAACAGCACTTTACGGATCTGCGGCTCAAAGCCCATGTCCAGCATACGATCCGCTTCGTCCAGCACCAAGTATGTAATGCTGCTCACATTAATCACATTCGCCTGGACCAGATCATTCAGCCGACCCGGAGTGCAGATGATAATCTCTGCACCACGTTCCACGTCCGAGATCTGCATGCGACGATCGCCTCCGCCATAAACGCACACTCTGAAAtacataatattttatattattttaaattcttcatGCTCGTAACTTACGCTCTCATGTTACGAAACGAGTACTTCTTGACCTCCATTTCGATCTGTAGAGCCAGCTCTCGAGTAGGCGCCAGGACCAGGACATTGGGGCCACCCCTCTGACCTCGTGGCACACTTTGGTATTCAGTGTGTATCATTCCTGGTAGCAGGAATGCCAAAGTCTTGCCAGTACCCGTCTGGGCTATCCCGATCATATCGTGGCCTTTCAGGAGAATGGGCCACGCTTGGGCTTGAATGGGCGATGGTTTGGAGAAGCCCTGTTTCATGACCTCGGCGAGCAGGTCCGGGTACTTCTCGAAGCACTGCTCAAACTTCCAAACCGGATTGGGAATGGGGGGCAAGGTTTCACCCTCTTTTGGCTCAAAAACATGCGACACTGTAGTCTTATTGTTCTCCTCCCGTATGTGTTCCGCCTCGGATTTGCTCAAATTCGCCACTTCGGGTGCCTCTTCGTAAAAGTTCTTGGTTAGAGGAGGGCACTTCGCCCACCGGGCTGCAGCAGCTTTTTCCTGAAAATTACGtataaattttaatacttCGGTGGGGATTTTTCAATTACCGAAGCTTTGTTGAGAGCTGCCCAGTCGATGGTGCCCGTAAGATCACCCGCGTGGATTGGTTCCACGGTGGGTGGCGGAGCAAAGTCATATCTGCTTCCACCAGAGAGCTTTCCGGTTCCGAATCCATAATCGCTGCTACTCCCGCCATAATCCCGATCACGGCCCCTTCCGGAATCGGAGATTTGTTTGCGAACAAAATTCATGGCATCGCTGACATTTCTCTGGAGACTACCGTAGATCTTAACCATTAAGTCGCCCTTGTCCACCTTGACACGGACATTGAAATCATGCTGGATGCGGTTGATGTTTCCTCCGGCCTTTCCGATTACTTTTCCAACCATTTCGGCGGCAATTGAAAGTGTTTCACTGAAGTCGTTTACGGCCCCACCTCCGCCGTAATCATCCCGGTTGCTCTTCCCGTAGGAACAATCCCTGCCGTAGTCATCTCTCTTCCGGTCGTCTCCTCGACCTCCGTCATAATACCGACGCGGCTCAGCGTCACGCCGCACGCTTCGCTCATACTTTTCATTCAGCTGGGCATAATCCCGGGGCTTCACGGGTCCTTCAACATAGTTTGGATCGTCCCAATCGAGGTCAGACATGTCGGATTCGAAGCCTCGTTTTATTTTGAtggaatttgtttaaaaaaagggACGCACGTGGGAAATGCTGACTTCGCCACTCTTCTGAGTTTCAAACGGTAAAAAGAGTGAGAAGGAAAAAAAGTCGCTGACGaggtaaaaataaaatgtttgctGAGAACATTTATgtatgttttttca
This window contains:
- the LOC6499519 gene encoding probable ATP-dependent RNA helicase DDX43, yielding MSDLDWDDPNYVEGPVKPRDYAQLNEKYERSVRRDAEPRRYYDGGRGDDRKRDDYGRDCSYGKSNRDDYGGGGAVNDFSETLSIAAEMVGKVIGKAGGNINRIQHDFNVRVKVDKGDLMVKIYGSLQRNVSDAMNFVRKQISDSGRGRDRDYGGSSSDYGFGTGKLSGGSRYDFAPPPTVEPIHAGDLTGTIDWAALNKASEKAAAARWAKCPPLTKNFYEEAPEVANLSKSEAEHIREENNKTTVSHVFEPKEGETLPPIPNPVWKFEQCFEKYPDLLAEVMKQGFSKPSPIQAQAWPILLKGHDMIGIAQTGTGKTLAFLLPGMIHTEYQSVPRGQRGGPNVLVLAPTRELALQIEMEVKKYSFRNMRAVCVYGGGDRRMQISDVERGAEIIICTPGRLNDLVQANVINVSSITYLVLDEADRMLDMGFEPQIRKVLLDIRPDRQTIMTSATWPPGVRRLAQSYMKNPIQVCVGSLDLAATHSVKQVIELLQDDAEKFQTIKSFVKNMRKTDKIIVFCGRKARADDLSSDLTLDGFCTQCIHGNRDQSDREQAIADIKSGAVRILVATDVASRGLDIEDISHVINYDFPRNIEEYVHRVGRTGRAGRKGTSISFVTREDWGMAKELIDILQEAEQDVPPELYNMATRFKAMKDRRAAEGSAFGGGSGGGRFGGGRYGGSRGGGRDFDRFQF